The Terriglobia bacterium genome window below encodes:
- a CDS encoding acyl carrier protein yields MDELAKMVRDYVIKEYLEEGDEREVTETTPLISGGIVDSFSMVSLKRFLERKCSIKIPDADATPQAFDTVQSIVALVRRFQQVPVA; encoded by the coding sequence ATGGACGAACTCGCCAAAATGGTGCGCGATTACGTGATCAAGGAGTACCTGGAGGAAGGTGACGAGCGGGAGGTTACCGAGACGACGCCCCTGATCTCGGGGGGCATCGTCGATTCCTTCTCCATGGTTTCTCTCAAGCGTTTCCTGGAGAGGAAGTGCTCGATCAAGATTCCCGACGCTGACGCCACGCCCCAGGCCTTTGACACCGTGCAGAGCATCGTGGCGCTGGTGCGGCGTTTCCAGCAAGTCCCCGTGGCATGA
- a CDS encoding Ig-like domain-containing protein produces MRTRFSATQPKSRLSAHRWCSLLALAALLLLLLGCGGSSTGSLVAIVISPATSFLGINAQETFTATAQDSKGKTLSGITFTWTSNAPDVASIDSAGVATAHTVGTAQITASASGVTSAAANLNVVSTTTAVASVSLTPLSSTIKVGQTQQFTASAVDASGNPVSGVTFTWHNSSAGVAIVGTNGLATGLAPGVTMINASVGTVTSQTATLTVTAP; encoded by the coding sequence ATGCGAACGCGTTTTTCCGCGACGCAGCCCAAGTCTCGTCTCAGCGCACATCGCTGGTGCTCCTTGCTGGCGCTGGCCGCGCTGCTCTTGCTGCTCTTGGGATGTGGGGGCTCTTCGACCGGCTCACTGGTCGCAATCGTCATTAGCCCCGCTACCAGCTTTCTCGGCATCAATGCCCAGGAGACGTTTACCGCAACGGCCCAGGACTCCAAAGGAAAAACCCTGAGTGGAATCACGTTTACCTGGACCAGTAATGCGCCCGACGTTGCCAGCATTGACAGCGCAGGCGTCGCCACCGCCCACACGGTCGGTACGGCTCAAATCACGGCGTCGGCATCGGGCGTGACCAGCGCGGCGGCGAACCTCAACGTCGTGAGTACGACCACCGCCGTCGCTTCCGTTTCGCTGACGCCACTCAGTTCCACCATCAAGGTCGGCCAAACTCAGCAGTTCACCGCCAGCGCCGTGGATGCCAGCGGAAATCCTGTCAGCGGGGTCACGTTCACCTGGCACAACAGCTCTGCCGGGGTTGCGATTGTCGGCACCAATGGGCTCGCGACCGGACTTGCCCCCGGCGTGACGATGATTAACGCCTCGGTCGGCACTGTAACCAGCCAGACGGCCACGCTGACCGTGACCGCGCCATAG
- the kbl gene encoding glycine C-acetyltransferase: protein MADIQAIKAAGLFKEERFIHSPQSSEIEVEFPVGSGIRKCINVCANNYLGLSSHPDVIAAAHAGLDSRGYGMSSVRFICGTQDIHRELENRLTAFLGTEDTLLFPSCMDANAGFFEACLNEQDVMIADRLVHASIIDGMRLCKAMQDTFKHSDMEHLEEKLQEHQDKRARMIITDGVFSMDGDTAKLDQVVELAEKYNAMVFLDDSHATGFIGRTGRGTHEHCGVLGKIDVITTTLGKALGGASGGCVSGRRELVEMCRQRARPYLFSNAVAPVIVAGALKVMDLITASTDRRDKLEWNAKYWRGLLKEAGFDIKEGDSPIVPVMFYDAKLAQDFARDLFAEGVYAVGFFFPVVPKGQARIRTQMSAAHEKHHLDSAIAAFKKVGQKHGILGLSRKELIARCAA, encoded by the coding sequence CTGGCCGACATCCAGGCGATCAAGGCCGCCGGCCTGTTTAAAGAAGAGCGTTTCATTCATTCGCCGCAATCTTCGGAAATCGAGGTTGAGTTTCCCGTCGGAAGCGGGATCAGGAAGTGCATCAACGTTTGTGCCAACAATTACCTGGGTCTTTCCAGTCATCCCGACGTGATCGCCGCCGCTCACGCCGGCCTGGACAGCCGCGGGTACGGCATGTCGTCGGTGCGCTTCATCTGCGGCACGCAGGACATCCATCGCGAGCTGGAGAATCGCCTCACCGCATTTCTCGGCACCGAAGATACTCTGCTGTTTCCTTCCTGCATGGACGCCAACGCCGGCTTTTTCGAGGCTTGTCTGAACGAGCAGGACGTGATGATCGCCGACCGCTTGGTCCATGCCTCCATCATTGACGGCATGCGCCTGTGCAAGGCCATGCAGGACACCTTCAAGCATTCCGACATGGAACACCTGGAGGAAAAGCTGCAAGAGCACCAGGACAAGCGCGCGCGCATGATCATCACGGACGGCGTTTTCTCGATGGATGGCGACACGGCCAAGCTCGATCAAGTCGTCGAGCTCGCCGAAAAATACAACGCGATGGTGTTTCTCGACGACTCGCACGCCACCGGCTTCATCGGGCGCACCGGCCGCGGAACGCACGAGCATTGTGGCGTTCTCGGCAAGATCGATGTGATCACCACCACGCTGGGCAAGGCGCTAGGTGGCGCTTCCGGCGGCTGCGTCAGCGGGCGCCGCGAGCTGGTGGAGATGTGCCGCCAGCGGGCGCGTCCTTACCTTTTCTCCAACGCAGTGGCGCCGGTGATCGTGGCGGGCGCGCTTAAGGTCATGGACCTGATCACGGCCAGCACCGATCGGCGCGACAAACTGGAATGGAACGCCAAGTACTGGCGCGGGTTGCTGAAGGAGGCCGGATTCGACATCAAGGAAGGCGACAGCCCGATTGTGCCGGTCATGTTCTACGACGCCAAACTGGCGCAGGACTTTGCCCGCGATCTGTTTGCGGAGGGCGTATACGCGGTCGGCTTCTTCTTTCCGGTGGTGCCCAAGGGCCAGGCGCGCATTCGCACCCAGATGTCGGCCGCTCACGAAAAGCATCATCTGGATTCGGCGATTGCGGCCTTCAAGAAAGTCGGCCAGAAACACGGGATCCTGGGATTGAGCAGGAAGGAACTCATCGCCCGGTGCGCGGCGTGA
- a CDS encoding VWA domain-containing protein has protein sequence MKPPTQHECSGRFRRWRQFCSFLSVLSVCAALAPLSAQQVPTFSSNVKVVNVPATVRTKKGEIVRDLSKDDFTLTDDGRPQSIKYFARESDLPLSIGLLVDTSGSQRRLIEQERSASYAFLQQMLRVDRDKAFVIHFEGEVELLQDLTSSRQKLESALDALQAPQMQSSHGGGYPGSGGGGGRGSGRGGSRGGAHGGGGTALYDAVFLASDEVINKTEGRKALIILSDGVDNASRISLERAIESAQRADTMVYSILFADSEAYGGGGFGGRGGISGPWGRSGGGGYPRPQRRESTADGKKVLERISKETGARMFEVSKKQPIGEIYAQIQEELRNQYSLGYTPDRIEGGYHKIQLATRQKDLIVQSRDGYYARP, from the coding sequence GTGAAGCCACCAACCCAACACGAATGTAGCGGCAGGTTTCGGCGCTGGCGCCAATTCTGCTCATTCCTTTCCGTGCTCTCCGTTTGCGCCGCCTTAGCCCCGCTGAGCGCGCAACAAGTGCCCACGTTTTCATCGAACGTGAAGGTGGTGAACGTGCCGGCGACGGTGCGGACGAAAAAAGGCGAAATTGTCCGCGACCTCTCCAAGGATGATTTCACGCTGACCGACGACGGGCGCCCGCAATCCATCAAGTATTTTGCCAGGGAGAGCGATCTTCCACTCAGCATCGGGTTGCTGGTGGACACCAGCGGGAGCCAGCGGCGTCTTATCGAACAGGAACGAAGCGCCAGTTATGCCTTTCTGCAGCAAATGCTGCGGGTAGACCGGGACAAGGCATTTGTGATCCATTTTGAAGGCGAGGTCGAACTGCTGCAGGACCTGACTTCGTCGCGCCAGAAGCTGGAGTCGGCGCTGGACGCGCTGCAAGCTCCCCAGATGCAGAGCAGCCACGGCGGCGGCTATCCCGGGTCGGGCGGCGGTGGTGGGCGCGGGTCAGGCCGCGGCGGCTCGCGCGGCGGTGCGCACGGCGGTGGCGGCACCGCGCTCTACGACGCGGTTTTTCTCGCCTCCGATGAGGTCATCAACAAAACGGAAGGCCGGAAGGCGCTCATTATTCTTTCCGACGGCGTGGACAACGCCAGCCGCATCTCGTTGGAGCGCGCCATCGAATCCGCGCAGCGTGCCGATACCATGGTGTACTCGATTCTGTTCGCCGACTCGGAAGCCTACGGCGGCGGCGGCTTCGGAGGCAGAGGGGGCATCAGCGGCCCATGGGGCCGGAGCGGCGGCGGAGGCTACCCCAGGCCTCAACGTCGGGAATCCACCGCCGACGGCAAAAAGGTGCTGGAAAGAATCTCCAAGGAAACCGGCGCCCGCATGTTTGAGGTTTCCAAAAAGCAGCCCATCGGCGAGATCTATGCCCAGATCCAGGAAGAACTCCGCAACCAGTACAGCCTGGGTTACACTCCCGACCGCATCGAAGGCGGCTATCACAAGATTCAACTCGCCACCCGGCAGAAAGACTTGATCGTGCAGTCCCGAGACGGCTATTACGCGCGGCCGTAG
- a CDS encoding lactonase family protein: MLTAALTACGGSSNGKKIYVVGLGTPNVQIFGASSSGGLTADTNNLAGTGSRPDAIILTRHYAYVLDSTGGAQPGGISEYAIGGSGTLSGARTAQVLSTTTVTSTPPKTGLNPLSMVMDSNGKFVFVANQGSNSISVFSQDGSTGLLTEITGSPFATSAGPSGLATTGNTLFVANQGAGTVSVYTVDQASGSLTQAAGSPFAAGTSPTALDVDSSGKFLYVADQAANSVLAFAVAGSSLSAISGSPIAAGTTPVSVRVVGSSVYVANSGSGNVSGYSIGGSGALTAISGSPYAAGTNPVYIASGNSGGLVFVANQGSNNISVFQVGGGGALSAASGSPFATVVGNPAAIASNF, from the coding sequence TTGTTGACTGCGGCTTTGACGGCGTGCGGCGGCAGCAGCAATGGCAAGAAGATCTACGTTGTCGGCTTGGGAACGCCGAATGTGCAAATCTTCGGGGCCTCCAGCTCAGGGGGGTTGACGGCGGACACCAACAACCTGGCCGGCACCGGCTCCCGGCCGGACGCAATCATCCTGACTCGCCACTACGCCTACGTTCTCGATTCCACCGGCGGCGCTCAGCCAGGCGGGATATCGGAGTACGCGATCGGAGGTTCGGGTACGCTCTCGGGGGCCCGCACCGCCCAGGTTCTCAGCACCACGACGGTGACCTCCACGCCACCCAAGACCGGCTTGAACCCGCTTTCCATGGTCATGGATTCCAACGGCAAGTTCGTGTTCGTGGCCAACCAGGGCTCGAATTCAATTTCCGTATTCAGCCAGGACGGCAGCACCGGTCTTCTGACCGAGATAACAGGATCGCCTTTTGCCACTTCCGCCGGGCCGAGCGGTTTGGCAACGACCGGGAACACGCTGTTCGTCGCCAACCAGGGTGCGGGAACGGTGTCGGTCTATACGGTTGATCAGGCGAGCGGGAGTCTGACCCAGGCGGCCGGCTCACCCTTTGCGGCGGGAACCAGCCCGACGGCGCTCGACGTCGATTCCAGCGGCAAGTTTCTTTATGTCGCCGACCAGGCGGCGAACAGCGTCCTCGCCTTTGCCGTAGCGGGGAGTTCGCTTTCAGCTATCTCCGGATCGCCGATTGCGGCGGGAACAACGCCCGTGAGTGTGCGGGTTGTCGGAAGTTCGGTGTACGTCGCCAATTCCGGGTCGGGGAACGTATCGGGCTACTCCATCGGCGGCTCGGGAGCGCTGACGGCAATCAGCGGCTCGCCCTACGCCGCTGGCACGAATCCTGTATATATCGCATCTGGCAACTCGGGCGGGCTGGTGTTTGTTGCCAATCAGGGATCCAACAATATTTCTGTGTTCCAGGTAGGCGGTGGCGGAGCGCTAAGTGCGGCGAGCGGTTCACCGTTTGCAACGGTGGTGGGAAATCCGGCGGCGATCGCCAGCAATTTCTAG
- a CDS encoding Ig-like domain-containing protein — translation MALARRTTRRAAVLMCLLALSVSLASCGGSSSSSSTGPPATINITPLKASISPNQVQSFSATAQDSKGNTLTGVRFAWASSTPNVASIDSNGLALGRSNGSTQITASASGVTSAPATLTVTQPIASITIAPPTATIAVNATQQFTAAAVDANGNAVTGVTFNWACSSSVIATIDPNGLAKGVAPGTVSIFATASGVTSPLATLTVTP, via the coding sequence ATGGCACTTGCCCGTAGGACTACTCGACGCGCTGCTGTACTGATGTGCTTGCTGGCTCTCAGCGTTTCCCTTGCGAGCTGCGGGGGCAGTTCCTCGTCCAGTTCGACGGGACCGCCGGCGACCATCAACATCACGCCCCTAAAGGCATCCATCTCGCCCAACCAGGTGCAATCGTTCTCGGCAACGGCTCAAGACTCGAAAGGGAATACGCTCACGGGCGTGAGGTTTGCCTGGGCGAGCAGTACGCCGAATGTGGCCAGCATTGACAGCAACGGACTTGCGCTGGGGCGCAGCAACGGCAGCACGCAGATCACGGCTTCTGCGTCCGGCGTGACCAGCGCCCCGGCAACGCTCACCGTCACACAACCCATAGCCTCCATCACCATCGCGCCGCCAACCGCGACGATCGCGGTGAATGCAACCCAGCAGTTTACGGCGGCGGCGGTGGACGCCAATGGCAACGCCGTAACCGGCGTTACCTTCAACTGGGCTTGCAGTTCCTCAGTGATCGCAACCATTGACCCCAACGGACTGGCTAAGGGCGTAGCGCCCGGAACTGTCAGCATTTTCGCGACTGCTTCGGGAGTGACGAGCCCGCTGGCCACGCTGACCGTAACACCGTAA